The Streptomyces sp. NBC_00440 genome contains a region encoding:
- a CDS encoding biotin transporter BioY → MSTAAATTRPGAVLADLLPATRTRDIALVLGGAALTGIAAQIAVPIPGSPVPVTGQTFAVLLVGAALGARRGFLSLALYTLVGMAGMPWFAGGTSGTGSASFGYVLGMLLASAAVGALARRGGDRSVLRTAGTMVLGSAIIYAVGVPYLALTTGLSASAAIAAGLVPFLIGDALKAALAMGVLPSAWKLAGRRG, encoded by the coding sequence ATGAGTACTGCTGCCGCCACCACCCGCCCCGGAGCGGTTCTCGCCGACCTGCTGCCTGCCACCCGTACGCGCGACATCGCGCTCGTGCTCGGCGGCGCCGCGCTCACCGGCATCGCGGCGCAGATCGCCGTGCCGATCCCCGGCTCCCCGGTCCCGGTCACCGGACAGACCTTCGCGGTGCTCCTGGTGGGCGCCGCGCTCGGCGCGCGCCGCGGCTTCCTCTCCCTCGCGCTGTACACGCTGGTGGGCATGGCGGGTATGCCGTGGTTCGCCGGCGGCACGTCGGGCACCGGCAGCGCCTCGTTCGGCTACGTCCTGGGGATGCTGCTCGCATCGGCCGCGGTCGGCGCGCTGGCCCGGCGCGGCGGCGACCGGTCCGTGCTGCGCACCGCGGGGACCATGGTGCTCGGCTCGGCGATCATCTACGCGGTCGGCGTCCCGTACCTGGCGCTGACCACCGGCCTTTCGGCCTCCGCGGCCATCGCCGCCGGTCTCGTCCCGTTCCTCATCGGTGACGCGCTGAAGGCGGCCCTCGCGATGGGCGTGCTGCCGAGCGCCTGGAAGCTGGCGGGCCGCCGCGGCTGA
- a CDS encoding mycothiol-dependent nitroreductase Rv2466c family protein, producing the protein MSEKTPVDFWFDPLCPWAWMTSRWMLEVEKVRDVEVRWHVMSLAVLNEDRLDELSDEYREMLAVRAWAPVRVVIAAQQKHGDEIVGKLYTALGTRFHNEGQGPTREAIAAALDEVGLPAELLDYADQSPFDYEAELRASHHEGIDMVGQEVGTPVIAVPGADGEQIAFFGPVVTPAPKGDEAAKLWDGTLMVASIPGFYEIKRTRTQGPIFD; encoded by the coding sequence ATGTCCGAGAAGACCCCCGTCGACTTCTGGTTCGATCCGCTGTGCCCCTGGGCGTGGATGACGTCCCGCTGGATGCTTGAGGTCGAGAAGGTCCGGGATGTCGAGGTCCGCTGGCACGTGATGAGCCTGGCCGTCCTCAACGAGGACCGGCTCGACGAGCTGTCCGACGAGTACCGCGAGATGCTGGCCGTCAGGGCCTGGGCGCCGGTGCGGGTCGTCATCGCCGCCCAGCAGAAGCACGGCGATGAGATCGTCGGCAAGCTGTACACCGCGCTCGGCACCCGTTTCCACAACGAGGGCCAGGGCCCGACCCGGGAGGCCATCGCGGCCGCGCTGGACGAGGTGGGGCTGCCCGCCGAACTGCTCGATTACGCGGACCAGAGCCCCTTCGACTACGAGGCGGAGCTGCGCGCCTCCCACCACGAGGGCATCGACATGGTCGGCCAGGAGGTCGGCACCCCGGTCATCGCGGTCCCCGGCGCCGACGGCGAGCAGATCGCGTTCTTCGGCCCCGTCGTCACCCCGGCGCCCAAGGGCGACGAGGCGGCGAAGCTCTGGGACGGCACCCTGATGGTCGCCTCGATCCCCGGCTTCTACGAGATCAAGCGGACCCGTACCCAGGGCCCGATCTTCGACTGA
- a CDS encoding superoxide dismutase, which yields MATYTLPELPYDYAALEPVINPQIIELHHDKHHAAYVKGANDTLEQLAEARDKDQWGAVNGLEKNLAFHLSGHILHSIYWHNMTGDGGGEPLDKDGTGELAGAIAESFGSFAKFKAQLTKAAATTQGSGWGVLAYEPVSGRLIVEQIYDHQGNVGQGSVPVLVFDAWEHAFYLQYKNQKVDFIEAMWKVVNWQDVAKRYAAAKERADVLLLAP from the coding sequence ATGGCGACTTACACACTTCCTGAACTTCCGTACGACTACGCGGCGCTGGAACCGGTGATCAATCCCCAGATCATCGAGCTGCACCACGACAAGCACCACGCGGCGTATGTGAAGGGCGCGAACGACACGCTGGAGCAGCTGGCCGAGGCGCGCGACAAGGACCAGTGGGGTGCGGTGAACGGGCTGGAGAAGAACCTCGCGTTCCATCTCTCCGGCCACATCCTGCACAGCATCTACTGGCACAACATGACCGGTGACGGCGGCGGCGAGCCCCTCGACAAGGACGGCACCGGCGAGCTGGCCGGTGCGATCGCCGAGTCGTTCGGCTCCTTCGCCAAGTTCAAGGCCCAGCTGACCAAGGCCGCGGCGACCACCCAGGGTTCGGGCTGGGGCGTCCTCGCGTACGAGCCGGTCAGCGGGCGGCTCATCGTCGAGCAGATCTATGACCACCAGGGCAACGTCGGCCAGGGTTCGGTGCCTGTGCTCGTCTTCGACGCCTGGGAGCACGCCTTCTATCTGCAGTACAAGAACCAGAAGGTGGACTTCATCGAGGCGATGTGGAAGGTCGTCAACTGGCAGGACGTGGCGAAGCGTTACGCCGCGGCCAAGGAGCGCGCCGACGTGCTGCTGCTCGCACCGTGA
- a CDS encoding amino acid permease, translating into MSEPLQAEPLSVGLKQRHLTMLGLGGVIGAGLFVGSGAGIAVAGPGIVVSYLIAGTLAMLVMRMLGEMSSALPASGSFSVHAERALGRWAGFTVGWLYWFLLVVVLAVEATAAAQIANGWVPGIPQWTWVLVFMVVFTVANLAAVRNFGEFEFWFAALKIGAIVLFLALGLLAVFGVLPDTDPVGLTNLTRQGGFLPHGWHGVISGVLAVVFAFGGLEVVTIAAAETENPVRAVGRAVRSAVFRILFFYVGSMLVIVTVLPWSAQKAGLSPYVTVLDSIGVPSAGTIMNIVVFVAMLSALNANLYGSSRMIFSLAERGEAPRGLLKVTGSVPRRAVLASVTFGFVSVLLNLKWPDSVFLYMLNAVGAVLLFVWALIAASQLRLRRMIERDTPELLQLRMWGFPWLTWVTLAGLAAVFVLMLTDATARPQLLWSLGATAVVLVAAGVRELSARRRGSAPAGVAGS; encoded by the coding sequence ATGTCCGAACCACTCCAGGCGGAACCTCTCTCCGTCGGGCTGAAGCAGCGCCACCTGACCATGCTCGGCCTGGGCGGGGTGATCGGCGCCGGGCTCTTCGTGGGTTCGGGCGCGGGCATCGCCGTGGCGGGCCCCGGCATCGTCGTCTCCTATCTGATCGCGGGCACACTCGCGATGCTGGTGATGCGGATGCTCGGCGAGATGTCGTCGGCGCTCCCCGCTTCCGGCTCCTTCTCAGTGCACGCGGAGCGGGCACTGGGGCGCTGGGCCGGGTTCACGGTCGGGTGGCTGTACTGGTTCCTGCTGGTGGTCGTCCTCGCGGTGGAGGCGACGGCCGCGGCCCAGATCGCCAACGGCTGGGTGCCCGGCATACCGCAGTGGACCTGGGTACTGGTCTTCATGGTGGTCTTCACCGTCGCCAACCTCGCGGCCGTGCGGAACTTCGGCGAGTTCGAGTTCTGGTTCGCGGCGCTGAAGATCGGCGCGATCGTCCTCTTCCTGGCGCTCGGACTGCTGGCGGTCTTCGGCGTGCTCCCGGACACCGACCCGGTCGGGCTGACCAACCTCACCCGGCAGGGCGGCTTCCTGCCGCACGGCTGGCACGGCGTCATCTCCGGCGTGCTCGCGGTCGTCTTCGCCTTCGGCGGTCTTGAGGTCGTGACGATCGCCGCGGCGGAGACGGAGAACCCGGTGCGCGCGGTCGGCCGGGCGGTGCGCAGCGCGGTGTTCCGGATCCTCTTCTTCTACGTGGGGTCGATGCTGGTCATCGTGACGGTGCTGCCCTGGAGCGCGCAGAAGGCGGGGCTCTCCCCCTATGTGACGGTGCTCGACTCGATCGGCGTGCCGTCCGCGGGAACCATCATGAACATCGTCGTGTTCGTGGCGATGCTCTCCGCGCTGAACGCCAACCTGTACGGCTCATCGCGGATGATCTTCTCGCTGGCCGAGCGGGGCGAGGCGCCGCGCGGGCTGCTCAAGGTCACCGGCAGCGTGCCGCGCCGGGCGGTCCTCGCCTCCGTCACCTTCGGCTTCGTGTCGGTCCTGCTCAATCTGAAGTGGCCCGACTCGGTCTTCCTCTACATGCTCAACGCGGTCGGCGCGGTGCTGCTGTTCGTCTGGGCCCTGATCGCGGCCTCCCAGCTGCGGCTGCGCCGCATGATCGAGCGGGACACCCCGGAGCTGCTGCAGCTGAGGATGTGGGGCTTCCCCTGGCTGACCTGGGTGACGCTGGCCGGTCTGGCCGCCGTCTTCGTCCTGATGCTGACCGATGCCACGGCGCGTCCGCAGCTGCTGTGGTCGCTGGGCGCGACGGCCGTGGTGCTGGTGGCGGCGGGCGTACGGGAGTTGAGCGCACGGCGGCGCGGGAGTGCACCGGCGGGCGTCGCCGGCAGCTGA